From the genome of Methanofervidicoccus abyssi, one region includes:
- the lonB gene encoding ATP-dependent protease LonB, producing MFSIKFKTTEELPEPSSRLIDQIIGQDEALNIVLSAVKNKRHVILLGDPGVGKSMIVKAVGELIEKSPSDDFTPYTIIAKPNLKNPEKPIVELIEGSYKEDIEDIKPKMIRQPPGLLTLMLIMVFFTLLTSYLVRGLSQTYLLAVVATTAIVSFALAFVVVFLAMFGATRGAMSNTVSPLDLKPVVLYECKKRPVVRASAYNVTKLLGDVRHCPLGGKPPLGTPPHKRIILGAIHEAHKGILYVDEIKTMPPEVQDYLLTALQDKCLSISGRNPNSSGATVETNPIPCDFILIMSGNMDDINNLRAPLLDRIDYKIILKNKMDNTQENRDKLLQFIVQEIKNNNLNHMTYEACCEIVRIAQLFAGSRDKLTLRLRKLSNIIKMANDIAMGKSIQEIVEELSGRENTTKEEEKEGKLKSIIEVLKIGERNKKREESKDKGVTAAKKVYIDVEHIRKVIESGIYSMSKQVAIDYLREFKRYKHIVPNDTPKIGVIYGLAVIGSDGMGDVTKIITQIVDSKNPGTHLLNISGDIAKHSITLASALSKKYISEGKLPLKPEKDIDLNRKEIYIQFSQSYSKIDGDSATAAVCLSIISALLEIPLKQDFAITGSLDLNGNILAVGGINEKINAAREYGFKRVIIPESNMIDVIDDKGIEIIPAKRLDEIIPLVFEYDNKKYIKQ from the coding sequence ATGTTCTCCATTAAATTTAAAACTACCGAAGAATTACCTGAACCTTCTTCAAGATTGATAGATCAGATAATTGGGCAGGATGAAGCTCTCAATATAGTATTAAGTGCAGTTAAAAATAAGAGGCATGTAATCCTCCTGGGAGATCCTGGAGTAGGTAAATCCATGATAGTTAAGGCTGTAGGGGAGCTTATTGAAAAATCCCCTTCTGACGATTTTACACCTTACACTATAATAGCAAAACCTAATTTAAAAAATCCTGAGAAGCCTATAGTAGAGTTAATAGAAGGATCCTACAAAGAAGACATAGAGGACATTAAACCAAAGATGATCAGACAACCTCCAGGTCTCTTAACACTTATGTTAATTATGGTATTCTTCACATTACTTACCTCCTACTTAGTTAGAGGGCTCTCCCAGACCTATTTACTTGCAGTAGTAGCTACAACAGCTATTGTATCCTTTGCCCTAGCATTTGTAGTGGTATTCTTAGCCATGTTTGGAGCAACAAGGGGAGCCATGTCGAACACCGTTAGTCCATTGGATCTAAAACCTGTAGTGCTCTACGAATGTAAAAAGAGACCCGTAGTAAGGGCCAGTGCATATAATGTAACGAAATTACTTGGAGACGTTAGACACTGTCCACTAGGTGGCAAACCACCTCTTGGAACACCTCCACATAAGAGGATAATCCTAGGCGCTATTCATGAGGCCCATAAAGGTATCCTCTACGTAGATGAGATAAAGACCATGCCTCCAGAGGTACAAGACTACCTCCTAACTGCACTCCAGGATAAGTGTCTTTCTATAAGTGGTAGGAATCCGAACTCCAGTGGTGCCACTGTAGAAACTAATCCAATACCCTGTGATTTCATCCTCATCATGTCTGGAAACATGGACGACATCAATAACTTAAGGGCTCCCCTCTTAGATAGGATAGATTACAAGATTATACTGAAAAACAAGATGGATAACACCCAGGAGAACAGAGATAAACTTCTACAGTTTATAGTGCAGGAGATAAAGAACAACAACTTAAACCATATGACTTATGAGGCATGTTGTGAGATAGTAAGAATAGCCCAATTGTTTGCAGGATCCAGGGATAAATTAACTTTGAGACTTAGAAAACTCTCTAACATCATAAAGATGGCAAACGATATTGCAATGGGCAAGAGTATTCAGGAAATTGTGGAGGAACTCTCCGGAAGAGAAAATACTACTAAAGAAGAGGAAAAAGAGGGTAAGTTAAAGAGTATTATAGAAGTATTAAAGATAGGTGAGAGGAATAAAAAGAGGGAAGAGTCTAAGGATAAAGGTGTTACAGCGGCGAAGAAGGTGTACATAGATGTTGAACATATCCGTAAAGTTATAGAGAGTGGTATATACAGTATGTCAAAGCAGGTTGCTATAGATTACCTCAGGGAGTTTAAGAGATATAAACATATAGTTCCAAATGATACGCCAAAGATAGGAGTTATATACGGGCTAGCAGTTATAGGTTCAGATGGTATGGGAGATGTAACTAAGATCATCACCCAGATAGTAGACTCCAAAAACCCTGGAACTCACCTGTTAAATATAAGTGGAGATATTGCAAAACACAGTATTACGCTGGCATCAGCTCTCTCTAAGAAGTACATATCTGAAGGTAAGTTACCACTGAAACCGGAAAAGGATATCGATCTAAATAGAAAGGAGATATACATTCAATTCAGTCAGTCCTACTCTAAAATAGATGGAGACAGTGCAACCGCTGCAGTATGTCTCAGTATTATATCTGCCCTCCTTGAGATACCTTTAAAGCAGGACTTTGCAATAACTGGAAGTTTGGATTTAAACGGTAATATCTTAGCTGTAGGTGGTATTAACGAGAAGATAAACGCTGCTAGAGAGTATGGATTTAAGAGAGTTATCATTCCAGAGTCAAATATGATTGATGTAATAGACGATAAAGGTATCGAGATTATTCCAGCTAAGAGGTTAGACGAGATAATACCTTTAGTATTTGAATACGATAATAAAAAATATATAAAACAATAA
- the rplJ gene encoding 50S ribosomal protein L16, with protein MGLRPGKCYRDVDKPAYTRKEYVRGVPQPKIVHFVMGNLSGEFPVEVHLVSKNDVQIRHNALEAARVVGNKYIQSKCGRMGYRMLIRVYPHQILRENKMASGAGADRISDGMRLAFGKPIGTAARVRKGQKIITIYTTPDKIDDAKEALRRCAMKIPAKCRIVVEMKEDVSSKK; from the coding sequence ATGGGGTTGAGACCAGGTAAATGTTATAGGGATGTAGATAAACCTGCATATACAAGAAAGGAGTATGTAAGAGGAGTACCTCAGCCTAAGATAGTCCATTTCGTAATGGGCAACCTAAGTGGAGAGTTTCCCGTAGAGGTGCATTTAGTATCTAAGAACGATGTACAGATAAGACACAATGCATTAGAGGCTGCGAGGGTTGTAGGGAACAAGTACATCCAGAGTAAATGTGGTAGAATGGGATACAGGATGTTGATTAGGGTGTATCCACATCAGATACTTAGGGAAAATAAGATGGCATCTGGAGCTGGGGCAGATAGGATCTCCGATGGGATGAGACTTGCATTTGGAAAACCTATTGGCACTGCAGCAAGAGTAAGGAAAGGACAAAAGATTATTACTATATACACCACTCCAGATAAGATAGATGATGCCAAGGAGGCTCTAAGAAGATGTGCTATGAAGATACCTGCTAAGTGTAGAATCGTTGTAGAGATGAAGGAAGATGTATCTTCTAAGAAGTAG
- a CDS encoding class III signal peptide-containing protein, which yields MILKKLLSKRAQISIEIGMLIAAAVAVATIAVYLYVSNVENAAEDAGDRATAVTGNLSNIAENYTERISNILGG from the coding sequence ATGATACTGAAAAAATTACTATCCAAAAGAGCACAAATATCCATAGAGATAGGTATGTTAATTGCAGCCGCTGTTGCAGTTGCTACAATTGCTGTGTATCTCTATGTATCAAATGTTGAAAATGCTGCAGAGGATGCAGGAGATAGGGCTACTGCTGTAACGGGTAATTTAAGTAATATAGCGGAAAATTATACAGAGAGAATATCTAATATCTTAGGAGGATAA
- a CDS encoding class III signal peptide-containing protein produces MILKKLLSKRAQISMEIGILVTAAVAVAAIAAYYYILSVKNSAENINNSTTTVTNTLSNTVENYVNRISNLLE; encoded by the coding sequence ATGATACTGAAAAAATTACTATCCAAAAGAGCACAAATATCTATGGAGATAGGTATATTAGTCACAGCCGCTGTTGCAGTTGCTGCAATTGCTGCGTATTATTACATATTAAGTGTTAAAAATAGTGCGGAAAATATAAATAATAGTACTACTACTGTAACGAATACTTTAAGTAATACAGTGGAAAATTATGTAAATAGAATATCTAATCTCTTAGAATAA
- a CDS encoding radical SAM protein — MVWNKDNIWENSIIRKRLSWYYKVMDNKTPAKFILCKKIESENPTKLDIENLWDLHRKLSKDFDKILKDIKSERIQIEDIPTPRFNFLDVKVEIAKNIFKSCHFCERRCRVDRKKIEGNCKVDDTYVHSWFHHYGEESPLIPSGTIFYGGCNFHCIFCQNYDISQEFPKGGVKVNGKKLALIQKELRVEGARNINHVGGDPIPNTYAILESFKYLDVNVPQLWNSNMYCSIETMSLLREVIDIWLPDFKYGNNRCAERLSLVENYWEITTRNIKIAYNSGDIIIRHLVLPNHIECCSKPVLRWIARNCPKALVNIMGQYRPEYLVSKYPEKWPDIGRTPTFEEMEHVYRYAERLEILYRF; from the coding sequence ATGGTCTGGAATAAGGATAATATCTGGGAGAATAGTATCATTAGAAAGAGGTTAAGTTGGTATTATAAGGTAATGGACAATAAAACTCCTGCAAAGTTCATATTATGCAAAAAGATAGAGAGTGAAAATCCTACTAAGTTAGACATCGAAAACCTATGGGATCTTCACAGGAAACTTTCTAAAGATTTTGATAAAATATTAAAAGATATCAAAAGTGAGAGAATCCAGATAGAAGACATTCCCACTCCAAGATTCAACTTCTTAGATGTTAAAGTTGAGATAGCAAAAAATATATTTAAAAGTTGTCACTTCTGTGAGAGGAGGTGTAGGGTAGATAGAAAGAAGATAGAAGGGAATTGTAAAGTAGATGATACTTATGTCCACAGTTGGTTCCATCATTATGGAGAAGAATCTCCATTAATACCCAGTGGTACCATATTCTACGGAGGATGTAACTTCCACTGTATATTCTGTCAGAACTACGATATAAGTCAGGAGTTTCCTAAAGGTGGAGTTAAGGTAAATGGGAAGAAGTTGGCACTGATACAGAAGGAGTTGAGAGTAGAGGGGGCGAGGAATATAAACCACGTAGGGGGAGATCCTATCCCAAATACATACGCTATCCTCGAGAGTTTCAAGTACTTAGATGTAAATGTACCTCAACTTTGGAACAGTAATATGTACTGTAGTATAGAAACCATGTCCTTACTCAGGGAGGTAATAGATATCTGGTTACCAGACTTCAAATACGGCAACAACAGATGTGCCGAGAGATTAAGTTTAGTGGAAAATTACTGGGAGATAACTACTAGAAATATAAAGATAGCCTATAACTCAGGGGATATAATAATTAGACACCTTGTGCTTCCAAATCATATAGAGTGTTGTTCAAAACCTGTACTTAGATGGATAGCAAGGAATTGTCCAAAGGCCCTGGTGAATATAATGGGGCAGTATAGACCTGAGTACTTAGTCTCTAAGTATCCGGAAAAGTGGCCAGATATAGGAAGAACCCCAACCTTTGAGGAGATGGAACATGTATATAGATATGCCGAGAGATTAGAGATACTATATAGGTTTTGA
- a CDS encoding DUF4405 domain-containing protein, with the protein MKVPAWVKGVIDLLLIVVFIIVGLSGIALYLAPSGKIAKMIGWTFLGLSRDTWINLHVYFGLIMIGLVVVHIVLGFNRMVAMLKSAFKNS; encoded by the coding sequence ATGAAGGTACCAGCTTGGGTAAAGGGGGTTATAGATTTACTCTTGATAGTAGTGTTTATAATAGTGGGACTTTCAGGGATAGCGCTTTATTTAGCACCATCAGGGAAAATCGCAAAAATGATTGGATGGACATTCCTTGGGCTGTCCAGAGATACATGGATAAACCTGCACGTTTATTTCGGACTGATTATGATTGGTCTTGTAGTAGTTCACATCGTCTTAGGCTTTAACAGAATGGTTGCAATGCTAAAGTCAGCATTCAAAAATAGTTAA
- a CDS encoding cell wall-binding repeat-containing protein, which produces MMWKKILPIIFGLMMLAVPVTFKPVSAADTTVVILVSDNEADCALANYLANLTANVVVVKTPWGIYDPNITAKIISYAPAEVIIIGGPVAVPDEYVEDLQNLGITVERWWGENRYETDLAVIKNATEKFQLQLQNRVILVAGTDLAGIEKALQLAIQKRAMIILVNQTTNITKIMDRLRIRTENFTIVETPVMNQTMLMIQKQLKEHLKECNCTKVQVNMTAERALEAIQMAEEKINAAKELAENATNPAIDNILTTAEKQLEDAKDAYNTGKYGLAYGLALAAKSKAEVVVRLAGEDIRKMIMNNTKMRLERELVRVEAQIRVMERLGVNMTTALQLMEQIKTAIRNGDYDTAQELMVKLKEEIRTSYMGSRDIIKEKSHIPVRGRGKP; this is translated from the coding sequence ATGATGTGGAAAAAGATATTGCCAATAATATTTGGTTTAATGATGCTGGCAGTCCCAGTAACCTTCAAGCCAGTCAGTGCGGCAGATACTACAGTAGTAATTCTGGTGAGCGACAATGAAGCTGATTGTGCACTGGCAAACTATCTTGCAAACTTAACAGCCAATGTAGTGGTAGTTAAGACACCATGGGGAATTTATGATCCAAATATAACTGCAAAAATAATCAGTTATGCTCCCGCTGAAGTAATTATCATTGGTGGACCAGTTGCAGTTCCAGATGAATACGTTGAAGACCTGCAAAACCTGGGCATCACAGTCGAGAGATGGTGGGGGGAAAACAGGTATGAAACAGACTTAGCAGTAATCAAGAACGCTACAGAGAAGTTCCAGCTCCAGTTGCAAAACAGAGTTATCCTTGTGGCAGGTACAGACTTAGCAGGAATTGAAAAAGCATTACAGCTTGCAATTCAGAAGAGAGCAATGATAATCTTAGTAAACCAGACTACAAATATTACAAAAATAATGGATAGGTTAAGAATAAGAACAGAGAATTTTACAATAGTGGAAACACCGGTTATGAACCAAACAATGCTCATGATACAGAAACAACTTAAGGAACACCTCAAAGAATGTAACTGTACAAAAGTTCAAGTTAATATGACCGCTGAGAGAGCTCTTGAAGCAATACAAATGGCCGAGGAAAAGATAAACGCAGCAAAAGAACTAGCTGAAAATGCAACAAATCCAGCCATTGATAACATACTTACAACTGCGGAGAAGCAGCTTGAAGATGCAAAAGATGCGTATAATACTGGAAAATATGGCCTGGCTTATGGCCTTGCACTGGCTGCAAAGTCGAAGGCAGAAGTCGTCGTTAGGCTTGCTGGAGAAGACATTAGAAAGATGATAATGAACAACACAAAGATGAGACTGGAAAGAGAGCTTGTAAGAGTTGAAGCGCAGATTAGAGTTATGGAGAGGTTAGGTGTCAACATGACAACAGCACTGCAGTTAATGGAGCAGATAAAGACAGCAATAAGGAATGGTGATTATGACACTGCCCAGGAGCTTATGGTTAAGTTAAAGGAAGAGATCAGGACATCTTACATGGGTAGTAGAGATATAATCAAAGAGAAATCCCATATACCAGTTAGAGGTAGAGGAAAGCCATAA
- a CDS encoding alkaline phosphatase: MNKKIGILGVLFTIFILIAFQASVAKNYAMEDITIKSNGGVKNVIILIGDGMGLAHIEITKICYGHLNMEDMPYTGYELTDSLSGPVTDSAAAGTAIATGFKTYNGMISTVKVNDKLVNVTSLLELAKCSGKATGLVTTTRITHATPAVFASHVEKRSMEEEIARQLIEEKVNVLFGGGKEKFSDDILKLAKKNGYEVVYTREGLESANGKYVLGLFADSHIPYVLDRDNKTVGLLEMTKKAIELLEKDSDKGFFLMVEGGRIDHAAHGNDIASVVAETKEFDEVVGYCLDYARKNKNTLVIVLADHETGGLGVGIDYGDPIDEKEILNIKASTETMAKEIENGGDPKEVIKKYTGLDLTDEEVKKIEDAMKSDNKYALGNAIGEIISEKVGVRFVSHKHTGVPVPIMAYGPGAEHFRGFRHHVDTSKEIADLMLFGGDRMIITNGVGVIKGDANGNYRIDLDDAYITLNQYVGKIATNDDEKRLDMDNNGIIDYKDVALIMEMAES; encoded by the coding sequence TTGAATAAAAAAATAGGTATATTAGGTGTATTATTTACAATATTTATCCTAATTGCATTCCAGGCAAGTGTGGCAAAAAACTATGCCATGGAAGATATAACTATTAAATCCAATGGTGGAGTAAAGAATGTAATTATATTGATCGGAGATGGTATGGGACTTGCTCACATTGAGATAACAAAGATATGTTATGGACATTTAAATATGGAGGATATGCCCTATACGGGATATGAACTTACAGATTCATTAAGTGGTCCAGTAACAGATTCTGCAGCGGCAGGAACTGCCATAGCTACAGGATTTAAAACCTACAATGGAATGATATCTACTGTAAAAGTTAATGATAAATTAGTAAATGTGACTTCCCTTTTAGAATTGGCTAAATGCAGTGGTAAAGCAACTGGATTGGTAACCACTACAAGGATAACCCATGCTACCCCAGCAGTGTTTGCATCCCACGTAGAAAAAAGAAGTATGGAAGAAGAAATAGCACGTCAATTAATAGAGGAAAAGGTCAATGTATTATTTGGGGGAGGTAAGGAAAAATTTAGTGATGATATATTAAAATTAGCCAAGAAAAATGGATATGAAGTAGTATATACTAGAGAAGGGTTGGAAAGTGCCAATGGAAAGTATGTTTTAGGATTATTTGCCGATAGCCACATACCCTATGTATTGGATAGAGATAATAAAACTGTGGGATTATTGGAGATGACAAAGAAGGCCATAGAGTTATTGGAAAAGGATTCAGATAAGGGTTTCTTCTTAATGGTAGAGGGGGGAAGAATAGATCATGCAGCCCATGGCAATGATATTGCCTCTGTTGTAGCAGAAACTAAGGAATTTGATGAAGTTGTAGGCTACTGTCTCGATTACGCAAGAAAAAATAAAAATACCTTAGTAATAGTCCTTGCAGATCATGAAACTGGAGGATTAGGGGTTGGAATAGATTATGGAGATCCAATAGATGAGAAGGAAATACTCAATATCAAGGCCTCCACTGAAACAATGGCAAAAGAAATAGAGAATGGAGGGGATCCAAAGGAAGTTATTAAAAAATACACTGGATTGGACTTAACAGATGAGGAAGTCAAGAAAATTGAAGATGCCATGAAATCTGATAATAAATATGCCCTTGGAAATGCCATAGGAGAGATTATCAGTGAAAAGGTAGGAGTAAGATTTGTATCCCACAAACATACTGGAGTTCCAGTTCCTATCATGGCATACGGTCCTGGAGCAGAGCACTTTAGAGGATTTAGGCACCATGTAGATACAAGTAAAGAAATTGCCGATTTAATGTTATTTGGCGGAGATAGAATGATAATTACAAATGGAGTTGGCGTTATAAAGGGAGATGCCAATGGAAACTATAGGATCGACTTAGATGATGCTTACATAACATTAAACCAGTATGTTGGTAAAATAGCAACAAATGACGATGAAAAAAGGCTTGATATGGATAACAACGGAATAATAGATTATAAGGATGTAGCCCTAATAATGGAGATGGCAGAGTCTTAA
- the rpoA2 gene encoding DNA-directed RNA polymerase subunit A'', protein MDLEKKLEKTILPLSIRKELIDKITKENITDEKIIDEIISETVEAYKKTLVEPTEAVGIVAAQSIGEPSTQMTMRTFHYAGVAELNVTLGLPRMIEIVDARREPSTPTMTIYLTEEYRYDRKKAEEVARNIESITLEDIVDDINIDLVNNCINVILNREKMTKRDIVVEDVVNAIKRKMKLKIEVDGNILRLIIKSPFLKSLSKRIPKVKSIHLKGVPNISRIIIRKDETTGEYVLYSEGSNLREVFKVEGVDTTRTITNNIIEIQEVLGIEAARNAIINEMSDTLSQQGLTVDIRHLMLVADIMTVDGVVKPIGRHGVSGEKASVLARAAFEETVKHLYTAAQRGYVDKLNGVIENIIVGKPVSVGTGCVDVYIDRDYEEGKMKVNEEEEGKEKV, encoded by the coding sequence ATGGATTTAGAAAAAAAACTGGAGAAAACTATACTACCTCTTTCAATAAGGAAAGAGTTGATAGATAAAATAACGAAGGAGAACATTACAGATGAGAAAATTATAGATGAGATAATATCTGAAACTGTGGAAGCGTACAAAAAAACACTTGTGGAACCTACTGAAGCTGTAGGTATTGTTGCAGCTCAATCTATTGGAGAACCCAGTACTCAGATGACTATGAGAACTTTCCACTACGCAGGGGTTGCAGAACTTAACGTTACCTTAGGTCTTCCAAGAATGATAGAGATCGTGGATGCTAGAAGAGAACCCTCAACCCCTACTATGACGATATATTTAACTGAAGAGTACAGATACGATAGGAAAAAGGCTGAAGAGGTTGCCAGGAATATCGAGAGTATAACACTTGAAGACATTGTAGATGATATAAATATCGACTTAGTTAACAACTGTATAAACGTAATCTTAAACAGAGAGAAAATGACTAAAAGGGATATTGTAGTGGAGGATGTGGTTAACGCTATTAAAAGAAAAATGAAATTAAAAATAGAAGTAGATGGGAATATACTCCGGTTAATAATTAAGTCCCCTTTCTTAAAATCCTTGAGCAAAAGAATTCCCAAGGTCAAGTCTATACATCTCAAGGGAGTACCAAATATCTCAAGAATAATTATAAGGAAGGATGAAACTACAGGGGAATACGTCCTGTACAGTGAAGGTTCTAACCTAAGAGAGGTATTTAAAGTGGAAGGTGTGGATACAACAAGGACTATTACAAACAACATAATAGAGATACAGGAAGTACTAGGCATAGAGGCTGCAAGGAACGCTATTATTAACGAGATGAGTGATACCTTAAGTCAGCAGGGGCTTACAGTGGATATTAGACATCTTATGTTAGTTGCCGATATTATGACAGTGGATGGTGTAGTAAAACCTATAGGAAGACATGGAGTCAGTGGAGAGAAGGCTTCAGTTCTTGCAAGGGCGGCATTCGAAGAGACAGTAAAGCACCTATACACTGCAGCCCAGCGAGGATATGTGGATAAGTTGAATGGTGTTATAGAGAACATTATCGTTGGAAAACCTGTGTCCGTTGGGACTGGATGTGTGGATGTTTATATAGATAGAGATTACGAAGAAGGTAAGATGAAAGTTAATGAGGAAGAGGAAGGGAAGGAAAAAGTATAA
- a CDS encoding 50S ribosomal protein L30e gives MDINKAIRTAVDTGDVVLGSRESIRSIKHGEGKLIIIAENCKKDIMEDVKYYAKLSNIPVYIHDVTSLELGAICGKPFPVSVMVILDPGNSDILNIVKS, from the coding sequence ATGGACATCAACAAGGCTATAAGAACTGCTGTAGATACTGGAGATGTAGTACTAGGTTCAAGGGAGAGTATAAGATCTATAAAACATGGAGAAGGTAAGTTGATAATTATAGCAGAAAACTGTAAAAAGGATATTATGGAGGATGTGAAATACTACGCTAAATTGTCCAATATTCCCGTTTATATTCACGATGTAACATCCCTGGAGTTGGGGGCTATCTGTGGAAAACCTTTCCCTGTCTCTGTGATGGTGATATTAGATCCTGGAAACTCAGATATCCTGAATATAGTCAAAAGTTAA
- a CDS encoding NusA-like transcription termination signal-binding factor gives MKVRLTREDIMKINFFEKLTGAEVIDCVSDDERIVFVVKEGNMGAAIGRGGENVKTAMEKFNKKIDIVEYSKDLKKFVRNIFEPLKLEDVWIKKQNGKVVVYVRVDPKLKRAIIGERGKNINRAITIMSRLSDAKNIKVISGFRRPRLAYRRFRRGRFTKRVVKRPKIKEETPNKTNQEENQQ, from the coding sequence ATGAAAGTTAGACTGACGAGAGAAGACATAATGAAGATCAACTTCTTTGAAAAATTAACTGGAGCGGAGGTAATTGACTGTGTATCTGATGATGAGAGGATCGTCTTTGTTGTCAAAGAAGGTAACATGGGCGCAGCAATTGGAAGAGGAGGAGAGAATGTCAAAACTGCCATGGAAAAGTTTAACAAGAAGATAGATATTGTAGAATATTCTAAGGATTTAAAGAAGTTTGTTAGAAACATATTTGAACCTCTTAAGTTAGAGGATGTATGGATAAAAAAACAGAATGGTAAAGTAGTGGTATATGTCAGGGTAGATCCAAAACTTAAAAGAGCTATCATTGGAGAAAGGGGAAAAAATATAAATAGAGCAATAACTATAATGAGTAGACTTTCTGATGCAAAGAATATAAAGGTAATTTCAGGATTTAGAAGACCAAGATTGGCATATAGGAGGTTTAGAAGGGGGAGATTTACGAAGAGAGTGGTGAAAAGGCCTAAAATAAAGGAAGAAACACCTAATAAAACCAACCAAGAGGAGAATCAACAATAA
- a CDS encoding 30S ribosomal protein S12, with the protein MPGSKSPRGEFAGRKLVLKRKKCRWHDYKYVRRVLKLKEKYDPLEGAPMARGIVIEKVGLEAKQPNSAIRKCVKVQLIKNGRVVTAFAPGNHAINFIDEHDEVIIEGIGGPKGQAKGDIPGVRYKVVMVGKNSLKELVRGRQEKVKR; encoded by the coding sequence ATGCCAGGAAGTAAATCTCCAAGGGGAGAATTTGCAGGAAGAAAGTTAGTATTAAAGAGGAAGAAGTGTAGATGGCACGACTACAAGTATGTAAGAAGAGTTTTAAAGTTGAAGGAGAAGTATGACCCCCTCGAAGGGGCTCCTATGGCAAGAGGTATTGTGATTGAAAAGGTAGGACTGGAGGCAAAACAGCCAAACTCTGCTATTAGAAAGTGTGTTAAAGTGCAGTTGATCAAGAACGGTAGGGTAGTTACAGCCTTTGCCCCAGGAAATCATGCTATTAACTTCATAGATGAACATGACGAGGTAATTATCGAAGGTATTGGAGGTCCAAAGGGACAGGCTAAGGGAGATATTCCAGGAGTTAGGTATAAAGTTGTTATGGTAGGTAAGAACTCCCTGAAGGAACTTGTTAGAGGAAGACAGGAGAAGGTTAAGAGATAA
- a CDS encoding 30S ribosomal protein S7 encodes MEIKLFNRWDTTEVVVRDPSLRSYINIRPIIVPHTAGRNTKKMFDKVKMNIVERLANNLMRREQNTGKKHKALKTVEEAFEIIEKRTKKNPVQVLVEALENAGPREETTRISYGGITFLQSVDVSPSRRLDIALRNIALGAQYAARRNKKSFAECLADEIIYAAKGDIQRSYAVRKKEEKERVAESAR; translated from the coding sequence GTGGAGATCAAGCTATTCAACAGATGGGACACTACCGAAGTTGTTGTTAGAGATCCGAGTTTGAGGAGTTATATAAATATAAGACCCATAATTGTACCTCATACTGCAGGGAGAAACACGAAGAAGATGTTTGACAAAGTTAAGATGAATATTGTAGAGAGACTTGCCAACAACCTTATGAGAAGGGAGCAGAATACAGGTAAGAAACATAAGGCTTTAAAGACAGTTGAAGAGGCTTTTGAGATCATAGAGAAGAGGACAAAGAAGAATCCTGTCCAGGTACTAGTTGAGGCTCTGGAGAATGCAGGACCTAGGGAAGAGACAACTAGAATATCTTATGGAGGTATTACCTTCCTACAGTCAGTGGATGTTTCACCTTCTAGAAGGTTAGATATAGCACTGAGGAATATTGCCCTAGGGGCACAGTATGCTGCACGTAGAAACAAGAAATCCTTTGCAGAGTGCCTTGCCGATGAGATAATATACGCTGCAAAGGGAGATATACAGAGAAGTTATGCGGTAAGAAAGAAGGAAGAGAAAGAGAGAGTAGCAGAATCTGCGAGATAA